One Vespula pensylvanica isolate Volc-1 chromosome 3, ASM1446617v1, whole genome shotgun sequence DNA window includes the following coding sequences:
- the LOC122627611 gene encoding neurogenic locus protein delta isoform X1: protein MWTTMLVWTVAVVLLPSPRAVNASGVFELRLKSFVNEYGKDSLGKCCSGTTSRTGECSGVCKTRFRVCLKQYQVKIDTTTPCTYGDVVTPVLGENIVNLSPNVALPSFTNPIRFPFEFTWPGTFSLIVEAYHDSNNTTHHSPEKVLITRLTTQKWLDVGPEWIEEEHRSAHSRMVYEYRVTCAAHYYGKGCENLCRPRDDNFGHYSCSPTGERVCLSGWKGDYCATPRCLPGCDEQHGHCSRPNECICHSGWKGAFCDQCVRYPGCLHGSCQKPWECLCDEGWGGLFCNQDLNYCTNHKPCMNGGTCFNTGQGSYTCSCAPGFTGTDCQTQLLDCHSKPCLNGGSCSMEATYANSSVSSSGGSNANGNHHHRSGSSSSLDGSSSSSKLQRAAYRCTCPPGWRGRHCEMTSRSCRDSPCLHGGICEDDSLNGYVCRCPAGYTGTDCESQLDECSPNPCTNGGTCTDMVNSYRCSCPPGFAGDRCEINVDDCQGDPCLNGGTCVDLVNRFRCQCVPGFVGRLCQDKVDYCLAKPCANGGRCISGTNDYRCECKPGFTGKDCSVDVDECRSAPCKNGGTCRNRVNGFLCECPVGWHGESCAEEVGVGGTAVLPVASAASSSSESGTAILPAAAAAAAAVPPSGASYWSGNLSKHVTSAAEARDAGLTTEHVVVIATLSTAVPAFVLVAALAVMCMKRRQKREQAKADEEARLQNERNAVHSSMSKRSGGVLGGGSNSVIGSAGGGSAVGIGNVGLLSGITGGCVGSGVTGGGVVSSGGAVSGAGLIGSAGGSVCTLGTGDAHMIKNTWTANKSVNNASSVRQDDLDSSFQTDVTLDSSCSGYKAEPVLQDGRTRTTKQLNTEAAAHRASHLFQKEKDCLGLGLGLGVTVLETAKRSSVFANTPSDACCAAEATLLKRPTTVTESSGPPGSGGGGGGGGVVDSACGVYVIDDHYRHDATTLATTLATEV from the exons ATGTGGACCACGATGTTAGTGTGGACGGTCGCCGTCGTGCTTCTACCGTCACCCCGTGCG gTTAACGCTTCGGGGGTGTTCGAGCTAAGGTTGAAGTCGTTCGTCAACGAATACGGAAAAGATAGTCTGGGTAAGTGCTGTTCAGGCACTACCTCAAGGACAGGCGAATGTTCAGGTGTTTGCAAGACCAGGTTTAGGGTATGTCTGAAGCAATACCAAGTGAAGATCGACACAACGACACCGTGTACTTATGGAGATGTTGTTACACCTGTCCTCGGCGAGAACATCGTTAATCTTAGTCCAAATGTCGCCCTGCCCAGTTTCACTAATCCCATCAGATTCCCGTTCGAGTTCACGTGGCCG GGCACGTTTTCTTTGATCGTCGAGGCCTATCACGATTCAAACAATACAACGCATCATTCACCCG AAAAGGTACTGATCACCAGGCTGACCACGCAAAAGTGGCTCGACGTGGGCCCGGAGTGGATAGAGGAAGAACATAGGAGTGCCCATTCACGAATGGTTTACGAGTACAGAGTGACGTGTGCGGCGCATTATTACGGAAAGGGCTGTGAAAATCTTTGCAGACCTAGAGACGATAACTTCGGTCATTACAGTTGCAGTCCTACCGGTGAACGTGTCTGTCTTTCGGGATGGAAGGGCGACTACTGTGCTACTC CCCGCTGCCTGCCCGGATGCGACGAGCAGCACGGACACTGCAGTCGACCCAACGAATGCAT CTGTCACAGCGGTTGGAAAGGAGCCTTTTGTGATCAGTGCGTGAGATATCCCGGGTGCCTTCATGGTAGTTGCCAAAAGCCTTGGGAATGTCTATGCGACGAAGGCTGGGGCGGACTGTTCTGCAACCAGGATCTAAACTACTGCACGAATCACAAGCCTTGCATGAACGGTGGCACCTGCTTTAACACCGGCCAAGGATCGTACACCTGCTCCTGCGCGCCAGGCTTCACTGGTACGGACTGCCAGACACAACTTTTGGACTGTCACTCGAAGCCATGCTTGAATGGAGGCTCCTGTTCGATGGAAGCAACGTACGCAAACTCGAGCGTATCTTCCAGTGGCGGCAGCAACGCGAACGgcaatcatcatcatcgttcgGGTTCTTCCTCTTCGCTCGATGGCTCCTCGTCATCGAGCAAGTTACAACGAGCAGCTTATCGATGCACTTGCCCACCAGGCTGGAGAGGTCGCCACTGCGAGATGACATCGAGATCATGTCGAGACTCTCCCTGCTTGCACGGTGGTATCTGCGAGGATGACTCGTTGAACGGCTACGTTTGTCGTTGTCCAGCAGGATACACGGGTACCGATTGCGAATCCCAACTCGATGAGTGCTCACCGAATCCTTGCACAAATGGTGGCACCTGCACCGACATGGTGAACAGTTATCGTTGCTCCTGCCCTCCTGGTTTCGCTGGAGATCGCTGCGAGATCAACGTTGACGATTGCCAAGGTGATCCCTGTCTTAACGGTGGCACTTGCGTCGACTTGGTGAATCGCTTTAGATGCCAGTGCGTGCCTGGATTCGTCGGTAGACTCTGCCAAGACAAGGTCGATTATTGCCTGGCTAAGCCATGCGCGAACGGTGGTAGATGCATCTCCGGAACGAACGACTATCGTTGCGAGTGCAAGCCTGGATTCACGGGAAAAGATTGCAGCGTTGACGTGGACGAGTGCCGTAGCGCACCCTGCAAGAACGGTGGCACCTGTAGGAATCGAGTGAACGGTTTTCTATGCGAGTGTCCGGTAGGTTGGCACGGGGAAAGTTGTGCGGAGGAGGTCGGTGTCGGTGGTACGGCCGTTTTACCGGTGGCATCGGCCGCGAGTTCGTCCAGCGAAAGTGGTACTGCTATTTTACCCGCAGCAGCTGCAGCTGCCGCCGCGGTACCACCCTCGGGTGCCAGCTATTGGTCAGGAAACTTATCGAAACACGTCACCTCAGCAGCTGAAGCTAGAGACGCCGGTTTGACGACGGAACACGTAGTGGTGATAGCAACTCTTTCGACGGCCGTGCCAGCGTTTGTCTTGGTCGCAGCACTCGCAGTAATGTGCATGAAGAGGCGGCAAAAGCGCGAACAGGCGAAGGCGGACGAGGAGGCGAGATTGCAGAATGAAAGGAACGCGGTACACAGCAGCATGAGCAAACGCAGCGGAGGTGTTCTCGGAGGTGGTAGCAACAGCGTCATCGGCTCAGCTGGAGGTGGTTCGGCCGTTGGAATCGGTAACGTCGGACTTTTGAGTGGTATCACCGGTGGTTGCGTTGGTAGCGGAGTTACCGGTGGTGGAGTTGTCTCGAGCGGAGGTGCGGTCTCCGGGGCTGGATTGATCGGCTCGGCCGGTGGAAGTGTCTGCACTCTCGGTACCGGAGACGCCCATATGATCAAGAACACGTGGACGGCGAACAAGAGTGTGAACAATGCGAGTAGCGTCCGGCAGGACGACCTGGACTCCTCGTTCCAGACCGACGTTACCCTGGACAGTTCCTGCTCGGGATACAAAGCGGAACCGGTGCTCCAGGACGGcagaacgagaacgacgaaGCAGTTGAACACCGAGGCTGCAGCCCATCGAGCGTCTCATCTCTTCCAGAAGGAGAAGGATTGCTTGGGCCTGGGTCTGGGTCTTGGTGTCACTGTACTCGAAACCGCCAAGAGGTCCTCGGTCTTCGCGAATACTCCGAGCGACGCTTGCTGCGCGGCGGAAGCGACCCTCCTGAAAAGGCCGACGACGGTAACGGAAAGTTCCGGTCCACCCGGCAGTGGaggtggtggcggcggtggtggtgtcGTCGACAGTGCCTGCGGTGTTTATGTTATAGACGATCATTACAGGCATGACGCGACCACGCTAGCGACAACACTCGCGACGGAAGTGTAG
- the LOC122627611 gene encoding neurogenic locus protein delta isoform X2, with protein MVYEYRVTCAAHYYGKGCENLCRPRDDNFGHYSCSPTGERVCLSGWKGDYCATPRCLPGCDEQHGHCSRPNECICHSGWKGAFCDQCVRYPGCLHGSCQKPWECLCDEGWGGLFCNQDLNYCTNHKPCMNGGTCFNTGQGSYTCSCAPGFTGTDCQTQLLDCHSKPCLNGGSCSMEATYANSSVSSSGGSNANGNHHHRSGSSSSLDGSSSSSKLQRAAYRCTCPPGWRGRHCEMTSRSCRDSPCLHGGICEDDSLNGYVCRCPAGYTGTDCESQLDECSPNPCTNGGTCTDMVNSYRCSCPPGFAGDRCEINVDDCQGDPCLNGGTCVDLVNRFRCQCVPGFVGRLCQDKVDYCLAKPCANGGRCISGTNDYRCECKPGFTGKDCSVDVDECRSAPCKNGGTCRNRVNGFLCECPVGWHGESCAEEVGVGGTAVLPVASAASSSSESGTAILPAAAAAAAAVPPSGASYWSGNLSKHVTSAAEARDAGLTTEHVVVIATLSTAVPAFVLVAALAVMCMKRRQKREQAKADEEARLQNERNAVHSSMSKRSGGVLGGGSNSVIGSAGGGSAVGIGNVGLLSGITGGCVGSGVTGGGVVSSGGAVSGAGLIGSAGGSVCTLGTGDAHMIKNTWTANKSVNNASSVRQDDLDSSFQTDVTLDSSCSGYKAEPVLQDGRTRTTKQLNTEAAAHRASHLFQKEKDCLGLGLGLGVTVLETAKRSSVFANTPSDACCAAEATLLKRPTTVTESSGPPGSGGGGGGGGVVDSACGVYVIDDHYRHDATTLATTLATEV; from the exons ATGGTTTACGAGTACAGAGTGACGTGTGCGGCGCATTATTACGGAAAGGGCTGTGAAAATCTTTGCAGACCTAGAGACGATAACTTCGGTCATTACAGTTGCAGTCCTACCGGTGAACGTGTCTGTCTTTCGGGATGGAAGGGCGACTACTGTGCTACTC CCCGCTGCCTGCCCGGATGCGACGAGCAGCACGGACACTGCAGTCGACCCAACGAATGCAT CTGTCACAGCGGTTGGAAAGGAGCCTTTTGTGATCAGTGCGTGAGATATCCCGGGTGCCTTCATGGTAGTTGCCAAAAGCCTTGGGAATGTCTATGCGACGAAGGCTGGGGCGGACTGTTCTGCAACCAGGATCTAAACTACTGCACGAATCACAAGCCTTGCATGAACGGTGGCACCTGCTTTAACACCGGCCAAGGATCGTACACCTGCTCCTGCGCGCCAGGCTTCACTGGTACGGACTGCCAGACACAACTTTTGGACTGTCACTCGAAGCCATGCTTGAATGGAGGCTCCTGTTCGATGGAAGCAACGTACGCAAACTCGAGCGTATCTTCCAGTGGCGGCAGCAACGCGAACGgcaatcatcatcatcgttcgGGTTCTTCCTCTTCGCTCGATGGCTCCTCGTCATCGAGCAAGTTACAACGAGCAGCTTATCGATGCACTTGCCCACCAGGCTGGAGAGGTCGCCACTGCGAGATGACATCGAGATCATGTCGAGACTCTCCCTGCTTGCACGGTGGTATCTGCGAGGATGACTCGTTGAACGGCTACGTTTGTCGTTGTCCAGCAGGATACACGGGTACCGATTGCGAATCCCAACTCGATGAGTGCTCACCGAATCCTTGCACAAATGGTGGCACCTGCACCGACATGGTGAACAGTTATCGTTGCTCCTGCCCTCCTGGTTTCGCTGGAGATCGCTGCGAGATCAACGTTGACGATTGCCAAGGTGATCCCTGTCTTAACGGTGGCACTTGCGTCGACTTGGTGAATCGCTTTAGATGCCAGTGCGTGCCTGGATTCGTCGGTAGACTCTGCCAAGACAAGGTCGATTATTGCCTGGCTAAGCCATGCGCGAACGGTGGTAGATGCATCTCCGGAACGAACGACTATCGTTGCGAGTGCAAGCCTGGATTCACGGGAAAAGATTGCAGCGTTGACGTGGACGAGTGCCGTAGCGCACCCTGCAAGAACGGTGGCACCTGTAGGAATCGAGTGAACGGTTTTCTATGCGAGTGTCCGGTAGGTTGGCACGGGGAAAGTTGTGCGGAGGAGGTCGGTGTCGGTGGTACGGCCGTTTTACCGGTGGCATCGGCCGCGAGTTCGTCCAGCGAAAGTGGTACTGCTATTTTACCCGCAGCAGCTGCAGCTGCCGCCGCGGTACCACCCTCGGGTGCCAGCTATTGGTCAGGAAACTTATCGAAACACGTCACCTCAGCAGCTGAAGCTAGAGACGCCGGTTTGACGACGGAACACGTAGTGGTGATAGCAACTCTTTCGACGGCCGTGCCAGCGTTTGTCTTGGTCGCAGCACTCGCAGTAATGTGCATGAAGAGGCGGCAAAAGCGCGAACAGGCGAAGGCGGACGAGGAGGCGAGATTGCAGAATGAAAGGAACGCGGTACACAGCAGCATGAGCAAACGCAGCGGAGGTGTTCTCGGAGGTGGTAGCAACAGCGTCATCGGCTCAGCTGGAGGTGGTTCGGCCGTTGGAATCGGTAACGTCGGACTTTTGAGTGGTATCACCGGTGGTTGCGTTGGTAGCGGAGTTACCGGTGGTGGAGTTGTCTCGAGCGGAGGTGCGGTCTCCGGGGCTGGATTGATCGGCTCGGCCGGTGGAAGTGTCTGCACTCTCGGTACCGGAGACGCCCATATGATCAAGAACACGTGGACGGCGAACAAGAGTGTGAACAATGCGAGTAGCGTCCGGCAGGACGACCTGGACTCCTCGTTCCAGACCGACGTTACCCTGGACAGTTCCTGCTCGGGATACAAAGCGGAACCGGTGCTCCAGGACGGcagaacgagaacgacgaaGCAGTTGAACACCGAGGCTGCAGCCCATCGAGCGTCTCATCTCTTCCAGAAGGAGAAGGATTGCTTGGGCCTGGGTCTGGGTCTTGGTGTCACTGTACTCGAAACCGCCAAGAGGTCCTCGGTCTTCGCGAATACTCCGAGCGACGCTTGCTGCGCGGCGGAAGCGACCCTCCTGAAAAGGCCGACGACGGTAACGGAAAGTTCCGGTCCACCCGGCAGTGGaggtggtggcggcggtggtggtgtcGTCGACAGTGCCTGCGGTGTTTATGTTATAGACGATCATTACAGGCATGACGCGACCACGCTAGCGACAACACTCGCGACGGAAGTGTAG